The following are from one region of the Bacillota bacterium genome:
- a CDS encoding amino acid ABC transporter permease codes for MTGGLNLDWGVAIDSLPILLSGIKWTIIITVIGLFFGFLIGAVMGVARASKNKPIYILGSIYVEAIRGTPILVQAVYLYFGINQILLQTMNFKIDPIPAGIIAISINSGAYIAEIVRGSIQSIHKGQVEAGRSLGLSKFRTFYYIVWPQAFKRMIPPLGNQFIISLKDTSLFSVIAVGELLRQGQLVVSSTFAAFEIYTVVAILYLFMTLSISGVLSYVERRLDVN; via the coding sequence TTGACGGGTGGTTTAAATCTTGATTGGGGAGTAGCAATTGATTCTCTTCCCATTCTTTTGTCCGGTATCAAATGGACAATTATTATTACCGTTATTGGATTATTTTTCGGTTTTCTAATCGGGGCCGTAATGGGTGTAGCAAGAGCATCTAAGAACAAACCCATTTATATCCTGGGGAGTATTTACGTGGAAGCCATTCGTGGCACTCCCATACTTGTGCAGGCAGTTTATTTGTATTTCGGTATAAACCAGATATTGCTTCAGACAATGAATTTTAAGATTGATCCTATCCCGGCAGGAATTATAGCCATCAGTATTAACTCCGGGGCTTATATTGCAGAGATTGTGCGGGGATCCATCCAGTCTATACATAAAGGACAGGTGGAAGCAGGGCGTTCTTTGGGGTTAAGTAAGTTTAGGACTTTTTATTACATTGTGTGGCCGCAGGCATTTAAACGCATGATTCCCCCTTTGGGCAACCAGTTTATTATCAGTTTAAAGGACACATCTCTTTTTTCGGTTATTGCTGTAGGGGAGCTTTTAAGACAGGGACAGTTAGTGGTTTCTTCAACGTTCGCCGCTTTTGAAATATATACCGTTGTAGCCATTTTATACCTGTTTATGACTTTGTCTATTTCAGGCGTACTTAGCTACGTTGAAAGGAGACTGGATGTGAATTGA
- a CDS encoding amino acid ABC transporter ATP-binding protein codes for MITVEKLHKSFGKLEVLKGIDMQIAEQEVVCVIGPSGSGKSTFLRCLNLLEDITSGRVIMDGYDLTDPNTDINKVRAEVGMVFQQFNLFPHMTVMENITLAPILERKIPKKQAQKDALMLLEKVGLSDKVNIYPDNLSGGQMQRVAIARALAMNPKVMLFDEPTSALDPELVGEVLGVMKDLAREGMTMVVVTHEMGFAREVGDRVIFMDEGVIMEENKPEEIFQRPQNERTKAFLGKIL; via the coding sequence ATAATAACTGTAGAAAAACTTCATAAAAGTTTTGGTAAGCTGGAAGTATTAAAAGGCATCGATATGCAGATTGCTGAACAGGAAGTTGTGTGTGTGATTGGCCCTTCAGGTTCAGGTAAAAGCACTTTTTTACGCTGTTTAAATCTACTAGAGGATATAACCAGCGGCAGGGTGATTATGGACGGTTATGATCTTACCGACCCGAATACCGACATTAATAAGGTCAGGGCAGAGGTTGGTATGGTATTTCAGCAGTTTAATTTGTTTCCCCATATGACAGTGATGGAAAACATAACCTTAGCCCCCATATTGGAAAGGAAAATTCCTAAGAAGCAGGCCCAAAAGGATGCACTGATGCTTTTAGAGAAGGTAGGTTTAAGTGATAAAGTAAATATATACCCAGATAATCTTTCCGGCGGTCAAATGCAGCGGGTGGCCATTGCCCGGGCGCTGGCCATGAATCCCAAGGTAATGCTTTTTGACGAGCCCACTTCTGCCTTGGACCCAGAGTTGGTAGGGGAAGTTTTGGGGGTAATGAAAGACTTGGCCCGTGAAGGTATGACCATGGTTGTTGTTACTCACGAAATGGGTTTTGCCCGTGAGGTGGGGGACCGCGTCATTTTTATGGATGAAGGGGTTATTATGGAAGAAAATAAGCCGGAAGAGATTTTTCAAAGGCCACAAAATGAGAGGACAAAAGCCTTCCTGGGGAAAATTCTTTAA